CTTCATCGGGCGTGCGCACCACGTAGCCCTGCTCCTCGAGGCCGTTGATCGTGCTGGTCATCGAGGGGGCCGTGACGCGCTCGCGCTCGGCGAGGGTGGAGACCGTGCGGCGGCCGTTCATGCGCAGGTCGGCGAGCACCGCCAGCTGCGCGTCGCTCATCGAGTCGGCGGCGCGGGCGCAGCGGAGGCGGCGGGCCAGCCGGAACGTGGCCATGCGAAGGTCTGTGGCGGTGAGATGGAGTGATTCATCAGACGCAGACATTACTTAGATAGCCTATCTAATTTTTCGGATGCCGTCTCGGCAGCGGGCACAATGGAGGGGTGACCCGAACGCTCGCTCTCGAAATCGCCGTGCAGGACCCCGCTGGAGTGCGGATCGCCGCAGAAGTCGGCGCCGACCGCGTCGAGCTCGCCACGGCCCTCGCCCTCGGCGGGCTGACCCCGTCTCCCGCGACCCTCGAGCTCGCCGTCGAGGCGGCAGGTGCCGACGGCCCCGAGGTGCACGTGCTGATCCGGCCCCGCGCTGGCGGTTTCCACTACACCGAGGACGAGCTCGTCGTCTCCGAACGCGACGTCCGCCGCGCGGTCGCCGCCGGTGCCGCAGGTGTCGTCATCGGAGCCCTCGACGCCGAAGGGCGCCTCGACCTTGTCGCGATGGCCCGTCTGCGCGACGCCGCCGGGGGCGCGCCTGTCACCCTGCACCGCGCCATCGACGTGACAGCCGATCCTGTCGCGACGCTGCAGAGCGCCCGCGAGC
The DNA window shown above is from Microbacterium maritypicum and carries:
- a CDS encoding copper homeostasis protein CutC — protein: MTRTLALEIAVQDPAGVRIAAEVGADRVELATALALGGLTPSPATLELAVEAAGADGPEVHVLIRPRAGGFHYTEDELVVSERDVRRAVAAGAAGVVIGALDAEGRLDLVAMARLRDAAGGAPVTLHRAIDVTADPVATLQSARELGLRRVLTSGGASAAIDGIETLRALVAAAEGEIEIMAGSGVDVTSAPVLAAAGVDAIHFSAKRAVTEDGGVRMGSASDGVGGYEVTDRDIAFAIRDALAR
- a CDS encoding MarR family winged helix-turn-helix transcriptional regulator, with product MATFRLARRLRCARAADSMSDAQLAVLADLRMNGRRTVSTLAERERVTAPSMTSTINGLEEQGYVVRTPDEDDRRRVQVAITAAGTEIVAETIRRRDELLADMLREVEYTEAELTTLREASALMRRVVER